One segment of Methanosphaera sp. WGK6 DNA contains the following:
- the tmk gene encoding dTMP kinase yields MYIVLEGIDGAGKSTQTQLLKEWLTTKNYETKIIVEPTNSEIGQLIRKQLLKEESTNDINQQMLALLFAADRLTLKQEILDAKNSDKIILSDRSFYSSICYQNNESIDISWVANINIHTPQPDLTIILDLNEQDAIKRCDKEEVFETITFLEKTRKNYLKLLKTEKNIIKIDATPSTEEVQEEIREKIATILKI; encoded by the coding sequence ATGTACATAGTATTAGAAGGAATAGATGGTGCAGGAAAATCAACACAAACACAATTATTAAAAGAATGGCTAACTACAAAAAATTATGAAACAAAGATAATAGTAGAACCAACAAATTCTGAAATAGGTCAACTAATAAGAAAACAACTACTCAAAGAAGAATCAACAAATGATATAAATCAACAAATGCTAGCATTACTATTTGCAGCAGACAGATTAACACTAAAACAAGAAATACTAGATGCAAAAAACTCAGATAAAATAATACTAAGTGATAGATCCTTTTATTCAAGTATATGCTACCAGAATAATGAGTCAATAGATATTAGTTGGGTGGCAAATATAAACATACACACACCACAACCTGATCTTACAATAATACTTGATTTAAATGAACAGGATGCTATAAAACGTTGTGATAAAGAAGAAGTATTTGAAACTATTACATTTCTTGAAAAAACAAGAAAAAACTATCTTAAACTATTAAAAACAGAAAAAAACATAATAAAAATAGATGCAACACCATCAACAGAAGAAGTTCAAGAAGAAATACGTGAAAAAATAGCTACAATATTAAAAATATAA